One region of Microbacterium sufflavum genomic DNA includes:
- a CDS encoding ABC transporter ATP-binding protein: MTDVKDTAPSATDPLISVTGLSVSYDVARTGKKLIAIENVDLDVFEGEFITVLGPSGCGKTTFMNVIAGLVAPSTGSVLVDGTEVDGPGPDRAVVFQDYALLPWRTVFDNVKFGLEMQKGLRTADWRERVQEAIDMVGLKGFESSYPRELSGGMQQRVGLARAFVAEPRILLMDEPLGAVDALTREVMRDEIEKLIEKTGKTVLFITHSIEEAILLGDRIVVFKSHPGAIKEIITTGIERPRSERSVQHDPRFLELRDHLWEALEGEATAAAVSK; encoded by the coding sequence ATGACTGACGTGAAAGACACCGCACCCTCCGCCACGGACCCGTTGATCTCGGTCACCGGACTCTCCGTGAGCTACGACGTGGCGCGCACGGGGAAGAAGCTGATCGCGATCGAGAACGTTGACCTCGACGTGTTCGAGGGCGAGTTCATCACGGTGCTCGGCCCGTCGGGGTGCGGCAAGACGACGTTCATGAACGTCATCGCCGGCCTCGTCGCGCCGAGCACCGGGTCCGTCCTGGTGGACGGCACGGAGGTCGACGGCCCGGGACCCGACCGGGCCGTCGTCTTCCAGGACTACGCGCTGCTGCCCTGGCGCACGGTGTTCGACAACGTGAAGTTCGGGCTCGAGATGCAGAAGGGCCTGCGCACGGCCGACTGGCGCGAGCGCGTGCAGGAGGCCATCGACATGGTGGGCCTCAAGGGCTTCGAGTCGTCGTACCCGCGGGAGCTGTCCGGCGGCATGCAGCAGCGGGTGGGTCTCGCCCGGGCGTTCGTCGCCGAGCCGCGCATCCTGCTGATGGACGAGCCGCTGGGCGCCGTCGACGCCCTCACCCGCGAGGTGATGCGCGACGAGATCGAGAAGCTGATCGAGAAGACCGGCAAGACCGTCCTGTTCATCACGCACTCGATCGAGGAGGCGATCCTCCTGGGCGACCGCATCGTGGTGTTCAAGAGTCACCCCGGCGCGATCAAGGAGATCATCACCACCGGGATCGAGCGGCCGCGCTCCGAGCGGTCGGTGCAGCACGATCCCCGCTTCCTCGAACTCCGCGACCACCTCTGGGAGGCGCTGGAGGGCGAGGCCACGGCGGCAGCGGTGTCGAAATGA